The following coding sequences lie in one Myxococcales bacterium genomic window:
- a CDS encoding serine/threonine protein kinase, translated as MQGAPLLGQRIGPYELMHKISVGGMAETFLARRQGPGGFEQQVCLKRVLPAFAEDKEFARLFLDEARLAAQLRHTNIVQVYDFGVEDEAYYMALELIEGMDLRQLLQILEYQHRTIPAEIVAIIATELTSALEYAHALEINGKHAGVVHRDISPSNVLLSYTGSVKLADFGIAKAATHAHVTRSGVVKGKVPYMAPEHATGALIDARSDLFSLGVLLYESLTGYRPFDGSNEMATLTNLISGNYKRLAEAAPDTPAHFAEVIEKLLSAKPEDRYQSAIELMDALVHAAPPSTTKRTLGTLVREARSLQPTPLDIAKTSTTSGVIARPSGSFPTEEEIRDDEKQPEMLPHESSDTKTQAASLHHRKPDQVQEIRPRTSTFIEPGVKKRFNRRALVVVLAFSAVIGAVSWGMALHRGQLRSQGPISIETISRPSGRDTQPVSPNPSLATRSTIVKPYTAKAAPKAAESVAIPRPAPSSAAAPSGSTPESPLESEDDLESGAEHGRDGIVTVRILPWGNVWIDGVYYGKGPITKRLKPGNHKISGGHGRPIAERTLRVRPGRVHNLDVRVDG; from the coding sequence ATGCAAGGTGCACCCCTACTTGGCCAACGCATAGGCCCCTACGAGCTGATGCACAAAATCAGCGTGGGCGGAATGGCAGAGACTTTTTTGGCCCGGCGCCAAGGACCCGGCGGCTTCGAGCAGCAGGTGTGCCTGAAGCGGGTATTGCCCGCGTTTGCGGAAGACAAGGAATTCGCTCGCCTTTTTCTGGATGAGGCGCGGCTGGCAGCGCAGTTGCGTCACACCAACATCGTCCAGGTTTACGACTTCGGGGTCGAGGACGAGGCCTATTATATGGCCCTTGAGCTTATCGAAGGCATGGACCTCAGGCAGCTCCTTCAGATTCTGGAGTATCAACATCGTACCATCCCCGCAGAGATCGTGGCCATTATCGCCACCGAGCTTACAAGCGCCCTTGAGTACGCCCACGCCCTTGAGATCAATGGCAAGCATGCGGGCGTTGTGCATCGGGACATTTCACCGTCTAACGTTCTGCTGAGTTATACCGGCAGTGTCAAGCTGGCGGATTTTGGTATCGCCAAGGCGGCTACCCATGCGCATGTCACAAGGAGCGGTGTCGTCAAAGGCAAAGTGCCCTATATGGCGCCTGAGCACGCCACCGGCGCTCTCATCGATGCGCGAAGCGATTTATTCTCTCTGGGCGTGCTGCTTTATGAGTCACTGACGGGGTATCGACCCTTCGATGGCTCAAACGAAATGGCCACACTCACCAATCTCATCTCCGGCAATTACAAACGCTTGGCCGAAGCGGCGCCCGATACACCGGCACACTTTGCTGAAGTGATTGAAAAACTCCTGTCCGCAAAGCCCGAAGACCGCTATCAAAGTGCCATCGAACTCATGGACGCATTGGTCCATGCGGCACCTCCGTCCACGACCAAACGCACATTGGGAACGCTGGTGAGGGAGGCCCGATCGCTACAACCGACACCGCTCGATATCGCCAAGACCTCTACGACGAGCGGTGTTATCGCTCGGCCGTCGGGCTCGTTTCCGACGGAAGAGGAAATCCGGGACGATGAAAAACAACCCGAGATGCTTCCCCACGAGAGCTCGGACACCAAGACTCAAGCAGCGTCATTGCATCACCGGAAGCCCGATCAGGTCCAAGAAATACGGCCGCGCACGTCGACTTTCATAGAGCCTGGCGTGAAAAAACGTTTCAACCGGCGGGCGCTCGTGGTTGTTCTCGCGTTCTCGGCCGTCATTGGCGCAGTGAGTTGGGGTATGGCGTTGCACCGCGGGCAGCTTCGCTCCCAGGGCCCCATTTCCATCGAGACCATCTCCCGTCCTTCTGGCCGAGACACACAACCCGTTTCCCCAAATCCGTCATTGGCTACGCGCTCGACTATCGTCAAGCCATACACAGCTAAAGCGGCACCCAAAGCAGCTGAGTCCGTCGCAATCCCTCGACCTGCGCCATCTTCGGCCGCCGCTCCATCGGGCAGCACACCTGAGTCACCGTTAGAGTCTGAGGACGATCTCGAGAGCGGTGCGGAACATGGCCGGGATGGCATCGTAACGGTGCGGATCTTGCCGTGGGGTAACGTGTGGATCGACGGCGTGTACTATGGCAAGGGTCCCATCACCAAGCGCCTAAAGCCAGGCAATCACAAAATCTCTGGTGGTCATGGCCGTCCAATCGCGGAACGCACTCTGCGCGTTCGGCCTGGGCGTGTACACAACTTAGATGTCCGCGTCGATGGGTGA
- a CDS encoding vitamin B12-dependent ribonucleotide reductase: MNDAVRHNGSHASGQGSSHGAPGRSDIGLKTHPKGLAQPRYFTKAGQNPLDDVRYVKRDSVISDADGSTVFEMRGMEAPEDWSQLATDIAVSKYFRKAGIHGDPKKGERSVRELVHRLAHTIRESGQKQGGYFSSPADAEAFEAELSYILVHQIAAFNSPVWFNCGLYQSYGIEGSGGNYAWSLDAHRVLETKTAYEQPQCSACFIQSVSDDLMSIYDLVKTEARLFKYGSGTGTNFSTLRGKQEKLSGGGTSSGLMSFLEVFDRAAGATKSGGTTRRAAKMVCLDMDHPEIVDFIEWKTKEEKKAHALIEQGYSADFNGEAYHTISGQNSNNSVRVTDAFMKAVENDEEWHTRNRTTGDIIDTYRARELWDKVAQSAWHCADPGVQYDTTINEWHTCSETGRINASNPCSEYMFLDDTACNLSSINLIKFLKPDGSFDVEGYRHTVRLLIVAQEILVDYSSYPTERIAQNSHDYRPLGLGYANLGTLLMRWGVPYDSDQGRAICGALTAILCGHGYKASAEVAASKGPFEGYKKNAKAMLSVMQKHRDAAYHVGTDTGPGMAKDGTLACPRELIEAAQESWDQACALGEVYGYRNAQTTVLAPTGTIGLLMDCDTTGIEPDFALIKFKKLAGGGHFKIANQSIPEALKRLGYTDAQAMEIIAYVSGSNTFTGAPHVSRSVLLEKGLTEKEIAKAEETLTTVFDVSQALAPWVIGEAAYKRLGIDAKARSAPDFSLLRLFGLDNTQLQELNDHVIGHMTIEGAPHLRDEHFAVFDCANRCGRQGQRFLAPMSHIRMMAAAQPFLSGAISKTVNLPNEATVEDAQDIYFAGWKLGLKAVALYRDGCKLSQPLSAKGEGDSKEKAKEAPQEIALQIQEGARPPESVRHRLPKKRHGFTQEARVGGHKVFLRTGEYADGSLGEIFIDMHKEGAAFRSLMNCFAISVSMGLQHGVPLRSFVEQFTFTRFEPQGPVEGHPNVKFATSMIDYVFRVLGVEYLKYYDLAHVPPKEVQTEINNPTDFNAHRQMPGGNSQYPSVTPPPVAVQASDSRDSALDQQLGEMMGDAPICDNCGHITVRNGACYKCLNCGASLGCS; the protein is encoded by the coding sequence ATGAATGACGCGGTGCGTCACAATGGGTCCCACGCCTCAGGCCAGGGGAGCAGTCATGGGGCCCCCGGGCGCTCGGACATAGGGCTCAAGACTCATCCCAAGGGGCTCGCGCAGCCCCGGTATTTCACCAAGGCGGGGCAAAATCCCTTGGATGATGTGCGCTATGTCAAACGCGACAGCGTGATCTCGGATGCCGACGGTAGCACCGTGTTCGAGATGCGAGGGATGGAAGCTCCGGAGGACTGGTCACAGCTTGCCACCGACATCGCCGTCTCCAAATACTTCCGAAAAGCAGGCATCCATGGCGATCCAAAAAAGGGCGAGCGCAGCGTACGAGAGTTGGTGCACCGCTTGGCACACACCATTCGCGAATCTGGCCAAAAGCAAGGTGGCTATTTTTCAAGCCCCGCCGATGCCGAGGCGTTTGAAGCCGAGCTGAGTTACATCTTGGTGCATCAGATCGCGGCGTTCAACTCGCCGGTATGGTTCAACTGCGGGCTCTACCAGAGCTACGGGATCGAAGGCAGCGGCGGCAATTATGCCTGGAGCCTGGATGCCCATCGGGTGCTCGAGACCAAGACCGCCTATGAGCAGCCCCAATGTTCGGCGTGTTTCATTCAAAGCGTGTCTGATGATCTCATGTCTATCTATGACCTGGTGAAAACCGAAGCGCGCTTGTTTAAGTATGGCTCAGGGACGGGAACCAATTTTAGCACTCTGCGCGGTAAGCAGGAGAAGCTTTCAGGTGGCGGAACATCTTCCGGGCTGATGAGTTTCTTGGAAGTTTTTGACCGCGCCGCAGGTGCGACAAAGTCGGGCGGCACTACCCGCCGTGCGGCAAAGATGGTGTGCCTCGATATGGACCATCCCGAGATCGTGGATTTCATCGAATGGAAGACCAAAGAGGAAAAGAAAGCCCATGCCCTCATAGAGCAGGGTTACAGCGCTGACTTTAATGGCGAGGCGTATCACACCATATCCGGTCAAAACTCTAATAACTCTGTCCGCGTCACCGACGCGTTCATGAAGGCTGTCGAGAACGACGAGGAGTGGCATACCCGAAACCGCACCACTGGCGACATCATCGATACCTATCGAGCCCGCGAGTTATGGGACAAAGTTGCTCAGAGCGCGTGGCATTGTGCGGATCCTGGCGTGCAGTACGACACCACGATTAATGAATGGCACACCTGTTCGGAGACGGGCCGCATCAATGCTTCGAATCCGTGCTCGGAATATATGTTCTTGGATGACACGGCCTGCAATCTGTCGTCCATCAACCTCATCAAATTTTTGAAACCCGATGGGAGCTTTGATGTTGAAGGCTATCGGCATACGGTGCGTCTCTTGATCGTGGCGCAGGAAATCTTGGTGGATTACTCCTCATATCCTACGGAAAGAATCGCGCAAAATAGCCATGACTATCGCCCTCTCGGGCTGGGTTATGCCAACTTGGGAACCCTCCTCATGCGGTGGGGCGTGCCCTATGACAGTGACCAGGGACGCGCGATTTGCGGTGCATTGACTGCGATACTGTGCGGTCATGGCTACAAGGCTTCCGCTGAGGTGGCAGCATCCAAAGGTCCTTTTGAAGGCTATAAGAAAAACGCTAAGGCCATGCTGAGCGTGATGCAAAAACATCGCGACGCTGCCTATCACGTGGGCACCGACACTGGGCCGGGCATGGCCAAGGACGGCACGTTAGCCTGTCCCAGAGAGCTCATCGAAGCTGCTCAGGAATCTTGGGACCAGGCGTGCGCCTTAGGCGAAGTGTATGGGTACCGTAACGCCCAAACCACAGTGCTGGCTCCGACGGGGACCATCGGTCTATTGATGGATTGCGATACGACGGGGATCGAACCGGATTTCGCGCTGATCAAGTTCAAGAAGCTTGCAGGCGGCGGTCACTTTAAAATTGCAAACCAAAGTATCCCCGAAGCACTGAAGCGCCTTGGGTATACGGATGCGCAAGCGATGGAGATCATTGCCTATGTCAGCGGCAGCAACACCTTTACCGGCGCGCCGCATGTCTCGCGCAGCGTGCTGCTCGAAAAGGGCTTGACTGAAAAAGAGATCGCCAAGGCAGAAGAGACCCTCACCACGGTGTTTGACGTCTCCCAAGCCCTGGCGCCTTGGGTAATCGGCGAGGCCGCTTACAAACGACTGGGGATCGATGCTAAAGCCCGGAGTGCACCAGACTTTAGTCTACTGCGGCTATTCGGGCTTGACAACACGCAGCTACAAGAGCTGAACGACCATGTCATCGGACATATGACCATTGAGGGCGCGCCTCATCTGCGTGATGAACACTTCGCGGTGTTTGATTGCGCCAATCGTTGCGGACGGCAGGGTCAACGGTTTTTGGCGCCCATGTCGCACATAAGGATGATGGCGGCGGCCCAGCCGTTTTTGTCGGGGGCGATTTCTAAAACGGTTAACCTGCCGAACGAAGCCACTGTCGAGGATGCGCAAGACATTTATTTCGCCGGCTGGAAGCTAGGACTTAAGGCCGTGGCGCTCTATCGAGACGGATGCAAGCTTTCGCAACCGCTTTCGGCGAAGGGAGAGGGCGATAGCAAAGAGAAGGCCAAGGAAGCACCTCAGGAAATCGCGCTTCAGATCCAGGAAGGCGCACGGCCGCCTGAATCCGTTCGGCACCGGTTGCCCAAGAAACGCCATGGGTTCACCCAAGAGGCACGCGTGGGGGGACATAAAGTGTTTTTGCGCACCGGCGAGTACGCGGATGGCTCTCTCGGGGAGATATTCATCGACATGCACAAGGAGGGCGCGGCATTTCGGTCATTGATGAACTGCTTTGCCATCAGTGTCTCGATGGGTCTGCAGCACGGAGTGCCTCTGCGTTCATTTGTGGAGCAGTTTACCTTCACGCGATTTGAGCCTCAGGGGCCGGTGGAAGGTCATCCCAACGTAAAGTTTGCCACGTCAATGATTGATTATGTGTTCCGCGTCTTGGGGGTGGAGTATCTCAAGTACTACGATCTGGCCCACGTACCGCCCAAGGAAGTACAGACCGAGATCAACAATCCCACTGATTTTAATGCGCACAGGCAGATGCCCGGAGGTAACTCCCAGTATCCATCGGTCACGCCGCCGCCCGTGGCCGTTCAAGCGTCAGACTCCCGAGATAGCGCACTTGATCAACAGCTTGGGGAAATGATGGGTGATGCACCCATCTGTGATAACTGCGGTCATATCACCGTGCGCAACGGGGCGTGCTACAAGTGCCTCAACTGCGGCGCAAGCTTGGGATGTAGCTAG
- a CDS encoding DNA starvation/stationary phase protection protein has protein sequence MQIDIGIPAKKREDIADGLSRVLADSYTLYIKTHNFHWNVTGPMFQMLHLMFETQYAELALAVDLIAERIRALGLPAPGTYKQFSELSSIKEQEGVPAAKDMIRRLIEGHETVARTAREVFKSAEDANDQPTCDLLTQRMQVHEKTAWMLRSLLD, from the coding sequence ATGCAAATCGACATCGGCATTCCGGCTAAGAAACGCGAAGACATCGCTGATGGTCTATCGCGCGTTCTGGCGGACAGCTACACGTTGTATATAAAAACGCATAACTTCCACTGGAACGTGACTGGACCGATGTTTCAGATGCTGCATCTGATGTTCGAGACGCAGTACGCCGAATTGGCGCTTGCCGTTGATCTGATTGCCGAGCGCATTCGCGCCCTCGGGTTGCCCGCGCCAGGAACGTACAAACAGTTTTCCGAGTTGTCCTCGATCAAGGAGCAAGAGGGCGTGCCGGCAGCCAAGGACATGATTCGCCGCTTGATCGAAGGTCACGAAACCGTCGCCCGGACCGCGCGCGAGGTGTTCAAGTCGGCAGAAGACGCAAATGATCAGCCGACTTGCGATTTGCTCACCCAGCGCATGCAGGTCCACGAAAAAACCGCTTGGATGCTCCGCAGCCTCCTCGACTAA
- a CDS encoding type II toxin-antitoxin system Phd/YefM family antitoxin: protein MNDDHIAAGEFKARCLAILERVRQYRQPFVITKRGVPIARILPVEEDNVFEDLKKSVLREGDLIAPIDED from the coding sequence ATGAACGATGACCATATTGCCGCCGGTGAATTTAAGGCCCGTTGCTTAGCCATCTTGGAACGGGTGCGGCAGTATCGCCAACCGTTTGTCATCACCAAGCGCGGAGTACCTATCGCCCGCATCCTGCCCGTAGAGGAAGACAATGTATTCGAAGACCTAAAGAAGAGCGTCTTGCGCGAAGGTGACCTGATCGCGCCGATTGACGAGGACTAA
- a CDS encoding type II toxin-antitoxin system VapC family toxin, which produces MIILDTHVWIWWAIQSTNLSKPAVAALRRAERVGVSVISCWEIGMLVAKGRLDLDRDPLAWIRRALQLPKIELVPMSPEIALSSSTLPAEFHGDSADRIIVASARLLSSPLLTRDQHIREWGHVRAIW; this is translated from the coding sequence GTGATTATTCTAGATACGCATGTTTGGATTTGGTGGGCTATTCAATCCACGAATCTATCAAAACCAGCAGTGGCTGCCTTGCGACGAGCGGAGCGCGTTGGCGTTTCTGTCATTAGCTGCTGGGAAATCGGGATGTTGGTCGCAAAGGGCCGTTTGGATCTTGACCGTGATCCTTTAGCATGGATTCGGCGCGCGCTGCAGTTACCGAAGATCGAGCTGGTTCCTATGAGTCCGGAAATTGCGTTGTCCTCTAGCACCCTGCCTGCAGAGTTTCACGGGGATTCGGCTGATCGAATCATCGTGGCCTCTGCAAGATTGCTGTCGAGTCCGCTCCTTACCAGAGATCAGCACATTCGTGAGTGGGGACACGTTCGAGCAATTTGGTAG
- a CDS encoding ABC transporter ATP-binding protein, with translation MSDHAILHIEHLQKSFRSGFLRKRIEAVRDVSFAVRPGEILGLIGPNGAGKTTTIKCVLGLIMPTSGKIRLFGSDLASRNVRRQVGYMPENPYIYQYLKPLEFLDLCGRLTGMDGPSRRKRAIELVERVGLAHATDRYIGKFSKGMMQRIGLAQALIHDPAFIILDEPMSGLDPIGRADVRQLILEQRQANKTLLFTSHILSDVETLCDRVVILNQGSVSLEGELKDLLASEQRHSLEGLFVTSARGPTSVSFG, from the coding sequence ATGAGCGACCATGCCATTTTGCACATAGAGCACCTTCAGAAAAGCTTCCGCAGCGGTTTTCTGCGTAAACGGATTGAGGCGGTGCGCGACGTGAGCTTTGCGGTACGCCCGGGTGAGATTCTGGGTCTCATTGGACCCAATGGCGCTGGCAAGACGACGACCATCAAATGCGTGCTCGGACTCATTATGCCTACGAGCGGTAAGATTCGTCTCTTCGGTTCGGACTTGGCGTCGCGAAACGTGCGGCGACAGGTGGGATATATGCCGGAAAATCCCTATATCTACCAGTATCTCAAACCATTGGAGTTTTTGGATCTCTGTGGGCGCCTGACGGGAATGGACGGTCCTAGCCGTAGGAAACGCGCCATTGAACTGGTGGAACGGGTGGGCCTAGCGCACGCGACTGACCGATACATTGGTAAGTTCTCCAAGGGCATGATGCAGCGTATTGGCCTTGCGCAGGCCTTAATTCATGACCCCGCATTCATCATCTTGGATGAACCCATGAGCGGCCTAGACCCCATTGGCCGGGCGGACGTTCGGCAGCTCATCCTTGAGCAACGACAAGCCAATAAAACGCTGCTCTTTACCAGCCACATACTTAGTGATGTTGAAACGTTATGCGACCGCGTCGTCATCCTCAACCAAGGCAGCGTCAGTCTCGAAGGCGAGCTCAAGGATCTCTTGGCATCCGAACAGCGCCATTCTCTCGAAGGTTTGTTTGTCACCTCAGCCCGAGGTCCCACATCGGTCTCCTTCGGCTAA
- a CDS encoding DegT/DnrJ/EryC1/StrS family aminotransferase encodes MQPPCSDFVALSPPSLGEKELEAIGLVLASGRLVQGPWVERFEARMAERCRRKFAVAVSSGTSALELALEALGIQNGDEVLCPALTWPSPANAVALRGASPVLVDVDPEDWNLDPKLVTQARSSRTRAAIVIDQFGMPARWQKLNPLLEGLHIIEDAACAIGSSSPEGPCGSFGIISTLSFHPRKVLTTAEGGMCLTDDANIADRLRILRNHGQEKPGSFVCAAGNHRMSEVAAAMGLAQLDRLDDIVALRQMLAQRYRDALPELSWQKVPQGASSNMQTMGATVARDRDGLIEGLRERRIEAGRLSYNLAELTSLRACCRVPEPPSHTADIVSRGLALPLHPALDIATQDHVIDSIRELL; translated from the coding sequence ATGCAACCACCATGTTCCGATTTCGTGGCTTTATCTCCCCCTTCGCTGGGGGAAAAAGAGCTTGAGGCCATAGGACTTGTTTTGGCATCGGGCCGATTGGTGCAGGGCCCGTGGGTCGAGCGGTTTGAAGCGCGCATGGCGGAGCGATGTCGACGCAAGTTCGCCGTCGCAGTAAGCAGCGGCACCAGCGCACTAGAACTCGCCCTCGAGGCGCTTGGCATTCAAAACGGTGATGAGGTGTTATGCCCTGCCTTGACGTGGCCGAGCCCCGCAAACGCAGTGGCGCTAAGAGGCGCAAGCCCAGTCCTTGTCGATGTAGATCCCGAGGATTGGAACCTTGATCCCAAGCTCGTCACGCAGGCTCGAAGCTCACGAACACGAGCAGCCATCGTCATCGATCAGTTCGGCATGCCGGCACGATGGCAGAAACTCAACCCGCTGTTAGAAGGTCTGCACATCATCGAGGATGCAGCATGCGCTATCGGCAGCAGTAGCCCGGAGGGGCCGTGCGGTTCTTTCGGCATCATCTCAACGCTAAGCTTTCATCCCCGTAAGGTGCTCACCACTGCGGAAGGTGGCATGTGCCTCACCGACGATGCGAATATCGCCGACCGGCTGCGAATATTGCGCAATCACGGGCAAGAGAAGCCAGGGAGTTTTGTATGCGCCGCGGGAAACCACCGCATGAGCGAAGTCGCGGCGGCCATGGGCCTGGCCCAACTCGATCGTTTGGATGACATCGTCGCCCTGCGCCAAATGCTGGCTCAACGCTACCGGGATGCACTGCCAGAGCTTTCTTGGCAAAAGGTGCCGCAGGGGGCCAGCAGCAACATGCAAACCATGGGGGCTACCGTCGCTCGCGATCGAGACGGATTGATCGAGGGGCTCAGGGAACGCCGCATCGAAGCGGGACGCTTATCCTATAACCTTGCCGAGCTAACTTCGCTGCGCGCATGTTGCCGTGTGCCAGAGCCGCCCTCGCATACGGCAGACATCGTTTCGCGCGGCCTTGCATTGCCCTTACACCCGGCGCTCGATATCGCCACCCAAGATCATGTGATCGATTCAATCCGCGAACTCTTGTGA
- a CDS encoding ATP-binding protein, with amino-acid sequence MSRTPYKSSPALPPEFVFGAVAFESRGPSMAKLRATPFVTNAMVTEKDAPSIAHVLWTFDAGAKACETVDTIEWNWLEGETQLRASQVSGYVRRLKKGRYEAHVTAPEKDEAGINAGIASIASAIVEREGGLLMHAAAVEMDAAAVLFIGPSGAGKTTACSHMRGARWLAIDRVAVAEIDLRWWVWRLPWGNKAGLTLDPSPLSHAPLAGILRVRQAERLHIQTCQRFQALMLIRESARSGAATVHREENLLIHGERLSRAHPIGILDFPLGTDLTQAVREWLYEACCDHAR; translated from the coding sequence ATGTCGCGGACGCCTTACAAGAGCAGCCCGGCGCTGCCGCCAGAGTTTGTTTTTGGCGCAGTGGCATTCGAGTCACGAGGTCCCAGCATGGCAAAGCTCAGGGCCACGCCCTTTGTGACGAACGCCATGGTGACTGAGAAAGATGCGCCCAGCATCGCCCACGTCCTGTGGACATTCGATGCCGGTGCTAAGGCGTGCGAGACTGTGGACACGATTGAATGGAATTGGTTGGAAGGGGAGACTCAACTCCGAGCTTCTCAGGTGAGCGGGTATGTAAGACGCCTAAAGAAGGGTCGCTACGAGGCGCACGTCACGGCTCCCGAAAAGGATGAGGCTGGTATCAATGCCGGGATTGCCAGCATCGCGAGCGCCATCGTTGAGCGTGAGGGAGGACTATTGATGCATGCAGCCGCTGTGGAAATGGACGCTGCGGCAGTGCTCTTTATCGGGCCATCCGGAGCGGGAAAAACCACGGCATGTTCCCACATGAGAGGCGCTCGATGGCTAGCGATAGATCGCGTGGCGGTGGCGGAAATCGATCTCAGGTGGTGGGTATGGCGACTGCCTTGGGGCAACAAAGCGGGGCTGACGCTCGACCCATCGCCTCTGTCGCATGCGCCCCTGGCTGGCATACTTCGCGTGCGACAAGCAGAACGCCTGCATATTCAAACATGTCAAAGGTTTCAAGCACTTATGCTGATTCGAGAATCGGCGCGCAGCGGAGCGGCCACGGTGCATCGTGAGGAGAATCTGCTAATACACGGAGAGAGGTTGAGTCGCGCTCACCCCATAGGCATACTGGATTTTCCACTCGGCACCGATCTGACTCAGGCAGTAAGAGAGTGGCTCTACGAGGCATGTTGTGACCACGCTCGATGA
- a CDS encoding PqqD family protein, whose product MTTLDENTGIRQNPRIAARTLDGKTVIVVLDARKVHALNELGSTIWNMADGRSLKSIVEAVTAEYEVQSEIARADVSLFVEQLVSLNMLELVIP is encoded by the coding sequence GTGACCACGCTCGATGAAAATACCGGCATCAGGCAAAATCCCCGCATTGCCGCGCGCACCCTTGATGGGAAAACGGTGATTGTCGTGTTGGATGCGCGCAAAGTGCACGCGCTAAACGAGCTTGGGTCAACGATTTGGAATATGGCGGACGGTCGTTCGTTAAAGAGCATTGTGGAGGCGGTGACCGCCGAATATGAGGTGCAGTCAGAGATCGCACGGGCGGATGTTTCGCTTTTCGTAGAACAATTGGTGTCTCTCAACATGTTGGAACTGGTCATCCCATGA
- a CDS encoding radical SAM protein: MTKLNAARLAQGYAPSGSAVPLVAMLEIADRCNEVCVHCYQIQGQKGEMTTEQVYRVLDELAELGVLYLTISGGEPTLRKDFLDIVRYARMRKFAVKIYTNCLTMKEPLAARLGELAVQEVQTSLYSHRANVHDEVTKVRGSWKKTVQGIRFLVASGVRVIAKSPMMLVNAPEYRAYQHFVESLGALCGVDAGGLMPKEDGNRDPQSLSADEDMYRIMRTDPLLGGKKAIKVRAPASLESAPCGASRAGVHIEANGELRPCSQLDVALGNVVSDGVRSSWATSPDRHAMAQLRWADHHGCRDCDLRGYCHRCYAKSYAESGDMLGPYASACRRALTEYSLAVGRSATVLGADSGRDRSLGPYREHKEGYLYAVEDQIKDGDVAFAKRHPWVRRPDGERSLKQDGTPGRLVQLRLSKS; encoded by the coding sequence ATGACGAAGCTCAACGCAGCGCGGCTTGCACAGGGTTATGCCCCTTCTGGGTCCGCGGTGCCCTTGGTGGCGATGCTGGAAATCGCTGATCGGTGCAACGAAGTGTGTGTGCACTGTTACCAAATCCAAGGTCAAAAAGGCGAAATGACTACCGAGCAAGTCTATCGCGTGCTTGATGAACTGGCGGAGCTTGGTGTGCTCTACCTCACGATTTCGGGCGGGGAGCCGACACTGCGTAAGGACTTTCTCGACATCGTGCGATACGCGCGCATGCGAAAATTCGCCGTCAAGATCTACACCAATTGTTTGACGATGAAAGAGCCTCTGGCCGCACGACTGGGCGAGCTTGCGGTGCAAGAGGTGCAGACCAGCTTGTACTCACACCGGGCCAATGTGCACGATGAGGTCACCAAGGTCCGGGGATCGTGGAAAAAAACGGTGCAGGGGATACGCTTTCTTGTGGCTTCTGGCGTGCGTGTCATTGCCAAATCCCCCATGATGCTTGTTAACGCACCCGAGTACCGCGCCTATCAGCATTTCGTCGAGAGCTTGGGGGCCCTGTGTGGGGTGGATGCCGGCGGACTGATGCCAAAGGAGGACGGGAACCGGGACCCGCAGTCATTGAGTGCCGATGAGGACATGTATCGCATCATGCGTACCGATCCCCTCCTCGGAGGAAAGAAAGCAATCAAGGTTCGCGCCCCGGCTTCGCTCGAAAGTGCTCCCTGCGGTGCCTCGCGTGCTGGTGTTCATATCGAGGCCAACGGAGAACTTAGACCTTGCAGCCAGCTAGACGTGGCTTTGGGCAATGTGGTTTCGGATGGTGTCAGGAGCAGCTGGGCAACGAGTCCGGATCGCCACGCGATGGCGCAACTTCGATGGGCCGATCATCATGGCTGCCGGGATTGTGATCTAAGAGGTTATTGTCATCGCTGTTATGCGAAGTCGTACGCTGAAAGCGGCGATATGTTAGGCCCCTACGCATCAGCGTGTCGCCGCGCCCTGACGGAATACAGTCTGGCGGTTGGCAGAAGCGCCACGGTGCTCGGCGCTGATAGCGGGCGGGATCGCTCTCTCGGTCCCTATCGGGAGCACAAGGAGGGATATCTGTACGCGGTTGAAGACCAGATCAAAGATGGCGATGTGGCCTTTGCCAAACGCCATCCATGGGTGCGCAGGCCAGATGGGGAGCGTTCACTGAAACAGGATGGGACACCGGGCCGACTGGTCCAGTTGCGTCTTTCTAAGAGCTAG